The Skermanella rosea sequence AAACCATGATGAAACTCCTCGGGCAATCGATATGTCGAACCCCGTCAACACTCCGCCCCGCGATCCCGTGCCGCGACTTTCCGCCGATTGCGGCGATCGCATTTGAGGCATATGATCGCGATCACGGCAGGGGCACTCGCACCCGCCGCGTCTTCCGGGGGAGCAGACAATCCATGAAAGCCTTCGTTCTCGGCGTCTTCACCGCCGTCGTCCTGGCCGTCGGGGCGGCCGTCGTCCTGCAGAACTACGTCCAGCAGCCGGCGTTCCAGGCCTTCAGCACTTCCTCGGTCCGCGTCTGACCGGGAGGCCGGCACCCTTATCCCCGGCACCCTTATCAATTGCGCTTATCCAGTAAGCAATCGGGTCCAGTAAGGTATCGGGTCAGCCCGCGGCCAGCATCGGCTGGCCCGCGGGCTTGCGCAGCGCCTGGGCGGCGTTGAGCACCGCCTTCTGGAGCTTCTCGAACGCCCGCGCCTCGATTTGCCGGATCCGCTCGCGCGACACGGCGTAGCGCTCGCCCAGCACCTCGAGCGTCGCCGGCTCGTCCGCCAGCCGGCGCTCCATCAGGATCTGCCGCTCGCGGTCGTTCAGCTTCTCCAGCGCCTGGCCCAGCAGGCGCCGCCGCAGGGCCAGCTCGTCGGCCTCCGCGACCACCGACTCCTGGGTCGGCCGCTCGTCCGACAGCAGGTCCAGCCAGTCGGTGTCGCCTTCCGCCCCCACGGCCGCGTTCAGCGAGCTGTCGCCCATGGACAGCCGGCGGTTCATCTCGATCACCTCCGACTCGGGCACGTCCAGTTCGGTCGCGATGGTGGTCACCGTGGCCGGCGACAGGTCGCCCTGCTCCAGCTCCTCCATCCGGCCCTTCAGTCGGCGCAGGTTGAAGAAAAGCTTCTTCTGGGCGGCCGTGGTGCCCATCTTGACCATGGACCAGTTGTGCAGGATGTATTCCTGGATCGCCGCGCGGATCCACCAGATCGCATAGGTGGCGAACCGGAAGCCGCGGTCCGGGTCGAACTTCTGGGCCGCCTGCATCAGGCCCACGTTGCCCTCGGCGATCAGCTCGGACGCGGGCAGGCCGTATCCCGCGAAGCCGCGAGCGATCTTGATCACCAGCCGCAGGTGGCTGCCCGTCAGCAGGCGCAGGGCCTCCTCGTCGCCGCGCTCGCGCCAGGCGATCGCCAGGTCCCGCTCCTGTTCGGGATTCAGCATGGGAAAGCGTTTCGCTTCGTCCAGGTAGCGGCCCATGCCGCCGCCGGCCTGCGCGATATTCAACAGTGTCATTCGTCGAGCCTCCTCTTCGTCGACATGTCCCACCCTGACGTAACCCGCCCGACACGACAAAATCGCCCAGTTCCGGCGGTGATTCTGAAAATCACCCCGTGCTGGGTCGATGCGCGTCGAACCGGTATAGGTCGGGATTTCCGGGAAAGTTCGTCGATCCGATACGGCTCCTTCCGAGCCTCGACGAACAGACTAGAGATAAGATTTCCTGACCGGATTTCAAGTGCTTACGACCGGTGACGCGGACCGGTATCGCATATTGACTAGGAACCATCGACCCCGTTGATAACAGATTTATAACACCGGCGACAGCGATTCGGCCCAACTCATGGCTGGATTGAAAAAACTGAGCCTTCGTCAGTAAATCCACGCCGCCCCCGCTCGAAACGGAAAACGCCGCCGGCTCCGCGGCCTTTTGCCAGCTCCCGCCTCCGCCCAGTCTTGCCAAAACTTTCGTGAGGCTTTTGAAAGCATTCCGCGATCTGATAACTTGGCCTGCCGACATCATGAGTCGGCTGGCGGGTGGCTCGACGATCCTTTGTTTCGGAGGCAGGGAAATGATCGTATCAAGTCCATCGTTCGGCACGGTGGATCTGACGAACTGCGATCGTGAGCCGATCGAGATCCCGGGGTCGATCCAGCCCCACGGCGTGCTGGTCGTCCTCCACCCCGAAACCCTGTGCATCCTCCAGGC is a genomic window containing:
- the rpoH gene encoding RNA polymerase sigma factor RpoH → MTLLNIAQAGGGMGRYLDEAKRFPMLNPEQERDLAIAWRERGDEEALRLLTGSHLRLVIKIARGFAGYGLPASELIAEGNVGLMQAAQKFDPDRGFRFATYAIWWIRAAIQEYILHNWSMVKMGTTAAQKKLFFNLRRLKGRMEELEQGDLSPATVTTIATELDVPESEVIEMNRRLSMGDSSLNAAVGAEGDTDWLDLLSDERPTQESVVAEADELALRRRLLGQALEKLNDRERQILMERRLADEPATLEVLGERYAVSRERIRQIEARAFEKLQKAVLNAAQALRKPAGQPMLAAG